The genomic window TGAACTGAATAAAATGCCGCATTTGCTTGTTGCAGGAGCAACGGGCAGCGGGAAAAGTGTATGTATTAACGGAATTATTACAAGCATCTTAATGCGGGCAAAACCGCATGAAGTTAAATTAATGATGATCGACCCTAAGATGGTTGAATTGAATGTTTATAACGGGATCCCACATTTGCTTGCTCCAGTCGTCACTGATGCCAAGAAAGCATCGCAAGCATTGAAAAAAGTGGTAAGCGAAATGGAACGGCGTTATGAATTGTTTTCGCATACCGGAACGAGAAATATCGAAGGCTATAATGAATACATTAAAAGGCATAATGCCGAAGAAGAAGCAAAACAGCCTCTGTTGCCTTATATTGTTGTCATTGTGGACGAGCTGGCTGATTTAATGATGGTTGCTTCCTCGGACGTTGAAGATTCGATTACCCGTCTTGCACAAATGGCAAGAGCAGCGGGAATTCACTTAATCATCGCGACCCAAAGACCGTCAGTAGATGTGATTACCGGCGTCATTAAAGCAAATATTCCATCCCGGATCGCTTTCGCTGTTTCTTCACAGACTGACTCAAGGACAATTTTGGATATGGGAGGAGCAGAAAAGCTTCTCGGCCGCGGTGACATGCTGTTTCTTCCTGTTGGCGCTTCTAAACCAATACGCGTCCAGGGTGCTTTTCTTTCAGATGAAGAAGTTGAAGAGGTAGTAAACTTTGTCATTTCCCAGCAAAAAGCACAATATCAAGAAGAAATGATCCCTGATGATATTCCGGAGAATACTTCTGAAGTGGACGATGAACTTTATAATCAAGCTGTCGAACTGGTAATAGAAATGCAAACGGCTTCGGTTTCCATGCTGCAGCGAAGATTTCGCATTGGCTACACACGTGCTGCCCGGCTTATTGACGAAATGGAAGCAAGAGGGATCGTTGGTCCGTATGAAGGAAGCAAACCCCGTGAAGTTCTCGTGTCAAAGCCAAAAGAAGAAGCTAACTAGTATGAATGAAAAAGTAATTATGGGGCTGGCTCATTAGCAAAGGGTCAGCCTCATTATTAAAAGACGTAAAACATCACTGAAAAATCTTCAAATACAACATATTTTTTGAAGCGCTTACATATCCTAATGAAAATAGAATGAAGCCTCCTAATTGGATTTATTGGAAGCAGATTCATCTATTTTTCAGCAGCATTTTTCCTTCCATTTCTGTATGATTATTTATTAAATTTTGACTGTTTTCTGCTGTCGCCTTTTTTTCTTCAAAGTAGAGAAACACTATTTATTTATAGAGAAAAAAGTGATATAGTATTTTCGATTAGTAGGAATGATTGAACATCAGAGGTCTGATGTCTTGAGAAAATGGTTGGAGGAGCCTGCATGTCAATTAAGTCAGATAACCGTCATTTGTATTTACAAGTCATCGATCGCTTAAAGCAAGATATTGAAAAGGGGCTGTATAAAGAAAGAGAAAAGCTTCCGTCTGAATTTGATCTTGCTAAACAATTAGGAGTAAGCAGAGCCACGCTTCGAGAAGCATTGCGAATTCTTGAAGAAGAGAATGTGATTATCAGACGTCACGGCGTTGGCACTTTTGTCAATGCAAAACCTCTGTTTACTTCAGGGATCGAGCAGTTAAATAGTGTTACGAACATGATTCAACTAGCTGGCATGACTCCGGGAACTATTTTCTTAAGTTCGTCAACCCAAGGCCCGACCGAGGAGGACGTTCGCCGTTTCTCATGTTCATTGGATGAAGAAATCGTCGTGATTGAAAGGGTAAGGACCGCTAACGGGGAACCGGTTGTCTATTGTATCGACAAAGTTCCTGAAAAAATTTTGCCTGAGAATTTTTCTCTCGAACAGGAATCCATCTTCAATTTATTGGAGATGAAGGCAAACCGGAAAATTACATATGCAGTTGCCCATATTGAGCCTATAGGCTATCACGAAAAAATTTCTCCCATCCTTGAATGTGATCCCGAAACAGCATTGCTTGTTTTAAAGCAAATGCACTATGATGAAATGGACGAGCCCATCCTTTATTCGGTAAACTATTTCAAAGCTGATAAGTTCAGATTCCATGTTTTGCGGAAGAGAGTTTAATCATTTTAAAAGTGAAAACGCAATCAATGGGCCTATTCTGAACATTTCTACTAAAACCACAAATTTTTTGGGGGGTACAAATGTTGAAAAAGCGTAAATTTGGTTTAGCGCTGTCACTCGTACTTGCTGCCGGAACAATTTTGGGTGCTTGCGGCAAAAGTGAAGATGGCGGATCAGCCGGTGAAGGTTCAAAAGAAGATAAATTTACAGTTGCAATGGTAACAGATGTCGGCGGTGTTGATGACAAATCATTCAACCAATCTGCTTGGGAAGGTCTTCAAGCATTTGGGAAAGAAAACGGTCTCAAACAAGGAAAAGATGGTTACCACTACCTTCAATCACAATCAGATGCAGATTACGCTACAAATTTAAATACACTTGCGCGTCAAGGTTTTGATTTAGTGTATGGTATCGGTTTCTTAATGCAAGAGGCTGTTAAAGAAATCGCCCAACAGCAAAAAGATAAGCATTTCGCAATTGTGGACGCCGAAGTGAAAGAGCCAAACGTTGTAAGCATCTTATTTAAAGAGCAAGAAGCGGCATTCTTAGCTGGTGTTGCAGCTGCGAAAGCGACAAAAACAAACAAAATCGGTTTTATCGGTGGAATGGAAATTCCGGTAATTGAACGGTTTGAATCCGGATTCTTGGCCGGTGTAAAAGCAGTAAACCCGGATATTAAAGTTGACGTACAGTATGCAGGTGCATTTGACAAAGCTGAGCTTGGAAAAACAATTGCATCTAAAATGTACTCTTCCGGTGCGGACGTGATTTTCCACGCTGCCGGCGGAACAGGTAACGGTCTATTTACGGAAGCGCGCGACCGTAAGAAGAAAGACCCTTCAAAAGAAATCTGGGCGATTGGTGTTGACTCAGACCAGTCTGCAGAAGGTGTCGTTGAAATTGATGGGAAAAAACACAACGTAATCATTACTTCAGCTCTTAAACGAGTTGATAACGCAGTAAAAGACCTTTCTACTAAAGCAAAAGAAGGAAACTTCCCTGGCGGGGAAGCGATCATTTACGGTTTGGCTGAAGATGGTGTCGGCTTAGCTCCAATTAATGAAGAGCTTTCCAACAAATCCGATATCGAGGCAGCAGTTAAAGAATGGCAAGAAAAAATCAAGAGCGGTGAAGTGAAAGTTCCTTCTACTCTAGAAGAACTTAAATCATTTTCCGCAAAATAAATGATAGCGAAGGAATAAGCGGGCTGTCGCTTGCCGGCCTCTTATTCCTTTTTTTGTGGAAAATCATAAAAGGCTATGCCGGCGGAACAAAATTTTAACTGAAGAACAGAACATTTTCTGCTTTTCAGTTAGGATTTTTTTGGGTGACTCCCATTTTTAAAAGTACTAAAACGTCTGACCTCTAACTACTGATTATAATTTCCTATAACGTAAAGAAGGAGTGAAAATAATGGAATATGTTATAGAGATGCTCAATATTCGAAAAGAATTTCCGGGCATAGTCGCCAATGATAATATTACACTTCAAGTTAAAAAGGGGGAAATCCATGCATTGCTCGGGGAAAACGGCGCCGGCAAATCCACACTGATGAACGTGCTATTTGGATTGTACCAGCCCGAGCAAGGAGAAATCCGTGTGAAAGGAAAACCGGTTAAAATTACAAACCCCAATATTGCAAACGATTTAGGGATCGGAATGGTCCATCAGCATTTTATGCTTGTTGACACATTTACGGTTACTGAAAATATCATTCTTGGAAAAGAAATTACATCCAAAGGGAAAATCGACATCAAAAAGGCAGAACAAGAAGTAAGGAAAATTTCAGAACGATACGGTCTTGCCGTCGATCCGAAAGCGAAAATTTCCGATATCTCTGTAGGAATGCAGCAAAGGGTTGAAATTTTAAAAACATTATACCGCGGAGCAGAAATTCTCATATTTGATGAGCCTACCGCTGTATTGACTCCTCAGGAAATTAAGGAACTGATCCAAATTATGAAAACCTTGATTGCTGAAGGCAAGTCGATTATTTTGATTACGCATAAATTAAAAGAAATAATGGAAGTGTGCGACAGAGTAACGGTCATTCGAAAAGGCAAAGGGATAGGAACTCTAAACGTAAAAGACACAAACCCAAATGAATTGGCCAGCTTAATGGTAGGCAGGGAAGTCGTTTTTAAGACTGAAAAGAAGCCGCCTGTACCGAAGCAAGAAGTACTTGAAATAAACAATTTAGTTGTAAACGATTCCAGAGGAGTGCCTGTTGTCAACGGATTGGATCTTACCGTTCATGCCGGAGAGATTGTTGGGATTGCCGGAGTGGATGGGAATGGGCAGACAGAATTGATTGAAGCCATCACCGGGTTAAGAAAATCAGAAAGCGGTAAGATAAAATTAAATGGAAAAGAAATTCAAAACATGACGCCACGGAAAATTACGGAGGCAGGTGTCGGCCATATTCCGCAAGACCGCCATAAACACGGGTTGGTTCTTGATTTTCCGATTGGAGAAAATATGGTGCTTCAGACCTATTACAAAAAACCTTTCTCGAAAAATGGGATCCTTAATTTCAAAGAAATTTATCGTAAAGCAAAAACTTTAATTAGTGAATTCGATGTACGTACACCAAGTGAATATACGCTTGCAAGAGCCCTATCCGGCGGAAATCAGCAAAAAGCGATTATCGGCCGGGAAGTGGACAGGAATCCGGACCTGTTAATTGCAGCGCAGCCAACAAGGGGACTTGATGTTGGAGCAATCGAATTTATTCATAAGAGACTAATCGAACAAAGGGATAATGGAAAAGCTGTATTACTCATTTCCTTTGAGCTTGATGAAATTATGAATGTAAGTGATCGAATTGCTGTCATCTATGAAGGGAAAATTATAGCAATTGTTGATCCGAAGGAAACGACTGAACAGGAGCTTGGTTTGTTAATGGCCGGTGCGAAACGAAAGGAAGCAGGTGTAGGAACCAATGACTAAGCGCATTCGTAATCTTTTAATTCCGGTCATAGCCGTATTATTAGGAATTCTTTCAGGTACGATCATTATGATTGTAAGCGGCTATGATCCGATTGCCGGATTCACATCTCTTTGGTATGGGGCCTTTGGTGATTTATATTATACAGGTGAAGTGATTAGACAAGTTACCCCATATATTTTATCAGGTTTAGCTGTTGCATTTGCCTTCAGAGTCGGGCTGTTCAACATCGGTGTCGAAGGGCAATTGATTGTCGGATGGCTGGCTGCAGTTTGGATTGGGGTTGCTTTTGAACTTCCGAAAGTCATTCATTTGCCGCTGGCAATTTTGACAGCAGCTGTTGCCGGAGCTTTATGGGCGTTCATTCCAGGTTTATTAAAAGCAAAGTTCAGGGTTCATGAAGTAATCGTTACAATCATGATGAACTACATCGCCCTTCATGTGACAAATTATATTATTAGAACCGTCTTATCGGAAAAAAGCGATAAAACGAAAACCATCTTTGAATCTGCGTCATTACGTTCGCCGTTTTTAGAAGGCTTAACAGATTATTCACGCCTTCACTGGGGAATTTTGATTTCACTTGCGTGTGCCTTGATTATGTGGTTTTTATTAGAAAAAACGACAATTGGCTATGAATTAAGATCCGTCGGCTTTAACCACCATGCGTCCCAATACGCAGGCATGAATGTGGATCGAAATATTGTTCTATCGATGTTGATTTCAGGTGCTTTTGCAGGATTGGCCGGTGCGATGGAAGGACTTGGCACATTTGGTTATGCCGCTGTAAAAGGCGGATTTACAGGTGTTGGATTTGATGGCATCGCTGTTGCCTTATTGGGCGGAAATACTGCTGTCGGGGTAATTTTTGCAGCCCTTCTTTTCGGAGCTTTGAAAGTCGGTGCGTTAAACATGCCGCTCGAATCAGGAATTCCGAATGAATTGGTTGATATTATTATTGCATTAATTGTATTTTTTGTAGCTTCTAGTTATATGATCCGCTGGGTCATTGACAGATTCAATAATAAGGGGGTGAAGTAAGTGGATTTCATGGACATTTTGCAAATTATCATTCCTTCTACATTACTTTGGGCGGCTCCACTTATTTTCACCGCGTTGGGCGGTATTTTCTCCGAACGTTCCGGGGTTGTCAATATTGGGCTGGAAGGTTTAATGGTCATTGGAGCGTTCACTGCAATTGTTTTTAACTTAACATATGTTTACATTTTTGGAAACTTAACACCATGGGTTGCATTACTCGTTGCAATGCTGGCTGGAGCATTATTTTCCGTTATCCATGCGGTTGCTTCCATCACATTCAGGGCTGACCATACGGTATCAGGGGTTGCCATTAACTTATTGGCAGTTGGTTTGACACTCTTTCTTGTAAAGCTAATTTATGGAAAAGGCCAAACGGACATTATACAAAAAGGATTTGACAAAATAGATATTCCTTTTTTGAAAGATATTCCGTTTCTTGGACCGATTTTCTTCTCAAATACGTATTTGACATCGTTTGTTGCTATTGGTTTCGCATTGGTCGTTTGGTATGTGATTTACAAAACTCCTTTTGGACTTCGCCTCCGCTCAGTAGGTGAACATCCGATGGCTGCTGATACAATGGGGATCAATGTGACTAAAATGCGTTATATCGGTGTTATTTTGTCAGGTGCCCTTGGAGGGATCGGCGGCGGAGTTTATGCACAGGCGATCACATCTGATTTCGGCCATGCAACCATTAGCGGGCAAGGGTTCATGGCACTTGCGGCTATGATTTTTGGTAAGTGGCATCCGCTCGGTGCAATGGGAGCAGCTCTGTTCTTTGGTTTTGCACAAAGTATCAGTATTATCGGATCCAATTTGCCGTTTTTGGAAAACATCCCGAGTGTTTACTTGCATATTGCTCCATATGTATTAACAATCCTTGCTTTAACAGGCTTTATCGGCCGCGCCGACGCGCCAAAAGCTGTCGGAACACATTATATAAAAGGAAGCCGTTAATAAAAACCGTGGTTCCTTTAGATGGAACCATGGTTTTTTTAGAAATAAGTGAGTTTTTGATTCGTTCCTTTGTCTCGACTTCGATTTTTTTTGTTAAAGGACGGATTTTTAGTTAGTGAACGGCGGGTTTATTTGCTCTGAAACATGGTTATGAGCCCTTATTTTGACATATGAGCTCTTATTTCGATTTATGAGCCTTTATTTC from Bacillus methanolicus includes these protein-coding regions:
- a CDS encoding GntR family transcriptional regulator, translating into MSIKSDNRHLYLQVIDRLKQDIEKGLYKEREKLPSEFDLAKQLGVSRATLREALRILEEENVIIRRHGVGTFVNAKPLFTSGIEQLNSVTNMIQLAGMTPGTIFLSSSTQGPTEEDVRRFSCSLDEEIVVIERVRTANGEPVVYCIDKVPEKILPENFSLEQESIFNLLEMKANRKITYAVAHIEPIGYHEKISPILECDPETALLVLKQMHYDEMDEPILYSVNYFKADKFRFHVLRKRV
- a CDS encoding BMP family lipoprotein is translated as MKKRKFGLALSLVLAAGTILGACGKSEDGGSAGEGSKEDKFTVAMVTDVGGVDDKSFNQSAWEGLQAFGKENGLKQGKDGYHYLQSQSDADYATNLNTLARQGFDLVYGIGFLMQEAVKEIAQQQKDKHFAIVDAEVKEPNVVSILFKEQEAAFLAGVAAAKATKTNKIGFIGGMEIPVIERFESGFLAGVKAVNPDIKVDVQYAGAFDKAELGKTIASKMYSSGADVIFHAAGGTGNGLFTEARDRKKKDPSKEIWAIGVDSDQSAEGVVEIDGKKHNVIITSALKRVDNAVKDLSTKAKEGNFPGGEAIIYGLAEDGVGLAPINEELSNKSDIEAAVKEWQEKIKSGEVKVPSTLEELKSFSAK
- a CDS encoding ABC transporter permease, with product MDFMDILQIIIPSTLLWAAPLIFTALGGIFSERSGVVNIGLEGLMVIGAFTAIVFNLTYVYIFGNLTPWVALLVAMLAGALFSVIHAVASITFRADHTVSGVAINLLAVGLTLFLVKLIYGKGQTDIIQKGFDKIDIPFLKDIPFLGPIFFSNTYLTSFVAIGFALVVWYVIYKTPFGLRLRSVGEHPMAADTMGINVTKMRYIGVILSGALGGIGGGVYAQAITSDFGHATISGQGFMALAAMIFGKWHPLGAMGAALFFGFAQSISIIGSNLPFLENIPSVYLHIAPYVLTILALTGFIGRADAPKAVGTHYIKGSR
- a CDS encoding ABC transporter permease; translated protein: MTKRIRNLLIPVIAVLLGILSGTIIMIVSGYDPIAGFTSLWYGAFGDLYYTGEVIRQVTPYILSGLAVAFAFRVGLFNIGVEGQLIVGWLAAVWIGVAFELPKVIHLPLAILTAAVAGALWAFIPGLLKAKFRVHEVIVTIMMNYIALHVTNYIIRTVLSEKSDKTKTIFESASLRSPFLEGLTDYSRLHWGILISLACALIMWFLLEKTTIGYELRSVGFNHHASQYAGMNVDRNIVLSMLISGAFAGLAGAMEGLGTFGYAAVKGGFTGVGFDGIAVALLGGNTAVGVIFAALLFGALKVGALNMPLESGIPNELVDIIIALIVFFVASSYMIRWVIDRFNNKGVK
- a CDS encoding ABC transporter ATP-binding protein; its protein translation is MEYVIEMLNIRKEFPGIVANDNITLQVKKGEIHALLGENGAGKSTLMNVLFGLYQPEQGEIRVKGKPVKITNPNIANDLGIGMVHQHFMLVDTFTVTENIILGKEITSKGKIDIKKAEQEVRKISERYGLAVDPKAKISDISVGMQQRVEILKTLYRGAEILIFDEPTAVLTPQEIKELIQIMKTLIAEGKSIILITHKLKEIMEVCDRVTVIRKGKGIGTLNVKDTNPNELASLMVGREVVFKTEKKPPVPKQEVLEINNLVVNDSRGVPVVNGLDLTVHAGEIVGIAGVDGNGQTELIEAITGLRKSESGKIKLNGKEIQNMTPRKITEAGVGHIPQDRHKHGLVLDFPIGENMVLQTYYKKPFSKNGILNFKEIYRKAKTLISEFDVRTPSEYTLARALSGGNQQKAIIGREVDRNPDLLIAAQPTRGLDVGAIEFIHKRLIEQRDNGKAVLLISFELDEIMNVSDRIAVIYEGKIIAIVDPKETTEQELGLLMAGAKRKEAGVGTND